In one Leptospiraceae bacterium genomic region, the following are encoded:
- the ftsZ gene encoding cell division protein FtsZ, with protein sequence MMYMEEERTSPVTIKVVGVGGGGMNAVSRMLNSNLRGVEFIIMNTDQQVLAKSSIENKLQLGHKITRGMGAGGDPEIGEKSAAEDKDKITQALKGADMVFITAGMGGGTGTGAAPIIAEVARELKCLVVGVVTVPFAFEGRRRGDQAKRGLEKMRQHVDTLITIKNDSIFKVVDRSTSIDMAFKVIDDILVNAVKGISDIINNPGIINVDFADVRTIMKDTGDAIMGVGEGEGDNKVANAVENAINNVLLEETSVSGATSLLINVSGGTDLTIHDWNEVSQIITSQVDSNSNIIIGLNSDSSLQDKIRVTVIATGFNRKTASNVTPIKKDFREKEEIKHEMPNRQRVIGIPKEKEKEPEKETIEITRSIRGQRAGNPYNFNEDYDIPTYLRRPMNN encoded by the coding sequence ATGATGTACATGGAAGAAGAAAGAACCAGTCCGGTAACCATTAAGGTTGTGGGTGTTGGAGGAGGCGGAATGAATGCGGTGAGTCGCATGCTGAACTCCAATCTCAGGGGTGTTGAATTTATTATTATGAATACAGACCAGCAGGTGCTGGCAAAGTCGAGCATAGAAAATAAGCTTCAGCTCGGACATAAAATAACCCGCGGTATGGGGGCCGGTGGAGATCCTGAAATTGGGGAAAAGTCTGCTGCAGAAGATAAAGACAAGATCACCCAGGCCCTTAAGGGTGCAGATATGGTTTTTATCACTGCCGGTATGGGAGGCGGAACCGGTACAGGTGCAGCTCCGATTATCGCAGAAGTAGCAAGGGAATTAAAATGTCTTGTAGTGGGAGTTGTAACCGTTCCTTTTGCTTTTGAAGGTAGAAGGAGAGGCGACCAGGCTAAACGCGGTCTCGAAAAAATGAGACAGCATGTGGACACGCTTATTACAATCAAGAATGATTCGATTTTTAAGGTAGTAGATCGTTCTACTTCCATTGATATGGCTTTTAAAGTTATTGATGATATTCTGGTGAATGCAGTAAAAGGCATCAGTGATATTATTAATAATCCAGGAATTATCAACGTAGACTTTGCTGATGTTCGCACAATTATGAAAGATACCGGTGATGCCATTATGGGCGTGGGTGAAGGTGAAGGTGATAATAAAGTAGCCAATGCAGTTGAGAATGCTATAAACAATGTTCTTCTGGAAGAAACTTCAGTTTCCGGAGCCACTTCACTTCTTATCAATGTGAGTGGTGGAACGGATCTGACTATTCACGATTGGAACGAAGTTTCCCAAATTATTACTTCTCAGGTAGATTCTAATTCGAATATCATCATTGGCTTAAATTCTGATTCTTCTCTTCAGGATAAAATACGCGTAACGGTAATCGCTACCGGTTTTAACCGTAAAACAGCTTCCAATGTTACTCCTATAAAGAAAGACTTTCGTGAAAAAGAAGAAATTAAACACGAAATGCCAAATCGTCAACGTGTAATTGGAATTCCTAAAGAGAAAGAAAAAGAACCCGAAAAAGAAACTATTGAGATTACAAGGTCTATCCGCGGTCAGAGGGCCGGTAATCCTTATAATTTCAATGAAGACTACGACATACCTACATACTTAAGAAGACCTATGAATAATTAG
- the ftsA gene encoding cell division protein FtsA gives MQDLYNGIAALDLGSSLVKVVVGRPIKENEIEIIGTGTSRCTGIKNGAIINLETTTKSIIEAIDDAALMSGQDLDSVIVNITGKTIKADNSRGVVAITNKERTVIESDVRRVIEAAQSIRIPTDQQILHVLSREFAVDDQTNIKEPLGMTGVRLEADVHIVTAGITTIHNIDKCLEMAGLSQIDKVLSSFASSEAVLTSGEKELGTAVVDIGAGITDVVVYIDGGIAFSCVIPFGGNHITNDISIGLKTPVEAAELIKKRYGHTMINDVDPTEKIEVPATSGRVPRVVLRQDLIRIIAPRVKEILELVNNELETSGKKSFLAGGVILTGGTSLLQGIDVLAEEVLELSVGRAKPAGLTGLAERVASPEYSTAVGLIKYVARSLQIDTKRPQKLYNSQEKDSWSKKVWRWMETNL, from the coding sequence ATGCAAGATTTATACAATGGAATAGCTGCACTGGATCTGGGTTCCTCTTTAGTCAAGGTTGTTGTAGGGAGACCGATTAAGGAAAACGAAATAGAAATCATCGGAACCGGTACGTCTCGATGCACCGGCATTAAAAATGGTGCCATCATTAACCTCGAAACAACTACCAAATCAATTATTGAAGCCATCGATGATGCAGCCCTGATGTCTGGTCAGGATCTGGATAGTGTAATCGTAAACATTACCGGTAAAACTATCAAAGCAGACAATTCAAGGGGCGTGGTGGCCATCACAAACAAAGAACGTACGGTAATTGAAAGTGATGTCAGAAGAGTCATAGAAGCCGCCCAGTCCATTCGCATCCCTACCGACCAGCAAATCCTGCATGTACTTTCGAGGGAATTCGCAGTTGATGACCAGACAAATATTAAAGAACCTCTCGGAATGACCGGAGTTCGCCTTGAAGCCGATGTTCACATTGTTACTGCAGGCATTACTACAATTCATAATATAGATAAATGTCTGGAAATGGCAGGACTTTCCCAGATAGACAAGGTTCTCTCCAGTTTTGCTTCCTCGGAAGCAGTACTTACCAGTGGAGAAAAAGAACTCGGAACGGCTGTAGTAGATATAGGAGCCGGCATTACAGATGTAGTGGTTTATATCGATGGAGGAATTGCCTTCTCCTGTGTAATTCCCTTCGGTGGAAACCACATTACAAATGATATTTCTATAGGTTTAAAAACCCCTGTTGAAGCCGCAGAACTTATCAAAAAGCGTTACGGCCATACTATGATTAATGATGTGGATCCTACCGAGAAGATCGAAGTTCCCGCTACCAGCGGAAGAGTTCCCCGTGTAGTTCTTCGTCAGGATTTAATTCGAATTATTGCCCCCAGGGTAAAAGAAATTTTAGAACTCGTGAATAATGAATTAGAAACCTCCGGTAAAAAATCTTTCTTAGCGGGGGGAGTTATTCTCACGGGTGGAACAAGTCTCTTGCAGGGAATTGATGTTTTAGCAGAAGAAGTTTTAGAATTATCTGTCGGAAGGGCCAAGCCGGCAGGACTTACTGGACTTGCAGAACGAGTGGCTTCACCGGAGTATTCAACTGCGGTAGGACTCATCAAGTATGTGGCCAGAAGTTTACAAATAGATACAAAACGGCCCCAAAAACTATATAACTCACAGGAAAAAGATAGCTGGTCTAAAAAGGTCTGGCGTTGGATGGAAACTAATTTATAA
- a CDS encoding FtsQ-type POTRA domain-containing protein — MESPELEIKPPGKNWNFLKVNVILFIAASCIYFIYDLAMGDRIKSRDSVEKILITGHKKLSKEEIIHLLDLKQGLSIKDYNLDEIEERVKEHPRIKDARLVQRSGTRLLLSIIERDARFIVNTGDNLYEIDEDFNIISSNFVVDTSVIILSGDFSFNPKNNKDTKFRDFAETVWENFGQFPVLMDRISEVVLGSDGEISIFIYRPMRMKVLMGDTLNRKQVRKLYSSLAYFEKKKNKVGLLDLRGDDAVYY, encoded by the coding sequence ATGGAAAGTCCTGAATTAGAAATTAAGCCTCCGGGGAAAAATTGGAATTTTCTCAAGGTCAACGTAATTTTGTTTATAGCTGCTTCCTGCATCTATTTCATTTACGATCTGGCCATGGGAGACAGGATTAAATCGCGAGATTCTGTGGAGAAAATCCTGATTACGGGACATAAGAAGTTAAGTAAAGAAGAGATTATTCATTTATTAGACTTAAAACAGGGTCTATCCATTAAGGATTATAACCTGGATGAAATAGAAGAACGGGTAAAAGAGCATCCCCGGATAAAGGATGCAAGGTTGGTGCAGAGATCGGGAACCAGGCTTCTGCTCTCAATTATTGAGAGAGATGCCAGGTTTATTGTAAATACAGGAGACAACCTCTACGAGATAGATGAGGATTTCAATATCATTTCCTCAAACTTCGTTGTAGATACCTCCGTAATCATTCTCAGTGGTGACTTTAGCTTTAATCCGAAAAACAACAAGGACACGAAATTCCGGGATTTTGCGGAAACTGTCTGGGAAAATTTTGGACAATTTCCTGTTCTTATGGATAGGATTTCGGAAGTTGTTCTCGGTTCCGATGGAGAGATCAGTATCTTTATCTATCGACCTATGAGGATGAAAGTTCTTATGGGAGATACTCTAAATCGGAAACAGGTGAGGAAGTTATATTCCTCTTTGGCTTACTTTGAAAAGAAGAAAAACAAGGTAGGTCTTTTAGATCTTAGGGGAGATGACGCGGTTTATTATTAA
- a CDS encoding S8 family peptidase has protein sequence MPEIYEHIQFQRETVINERRGKPFNPKKFTGDKSAHAQKLKDELELIKIIRKSEEISGFDDRLLLKLKTMESFDPTGFESIEGITIVSQESNEIVLLFASENALEEFEKRLSTFASTGKVTRKELIEASREFKLWTEEDRKGEVLKREGLPDTEDFLLDIELWPTENNYHREQMIFAFKNFVSKNNIQILDQISKKFLTILRAKCNHFNYKELFKYRDVRTIDVPPNFTLKYSLLNFDIENIAQPVAPDDKAPRIAILDSGISSGHPLLSPSIGDTKSYIKGLASEDESGHGTSVAGIALYGDVAANLENNSFIPDFWIISGRVLDRESAYHPEFIENQIEFAVRELHNEYNCKIFNLSIGDSKRPYKGGKPSSLSMILDNLAHELGVLFIISTGNIDSSIIKDEILNGYDYPEYFFNGHNILEPSNSINSLTVGSIARYDQTRSSIKYPNDPSYQPIAPRNSLSPFSRIGFGIAESIKPELVAYGGNLAFDYRTSLIHKHGLGELSLNSSFLDGKIFSENCGTSFSTPYITNLAGKLLVQSQIENILLIRALLVGMAEHDNIVFSDSIEDEKKIKMVGYGKVNEDFLYKSGNDVIVLYAIESIENNKNHFFELPLPDEFFSGQRKREITITLSYFSPVKNTRVKYRAVRMFFKLVRGNNLEEISTMFDKSTPKDEYKNIPEVNNNRNISSKLRGKGTIQSSTWSFMSFKDFSKYYVVVTRNDFPWAKDITNEYENYVLSIIIKDKEALNYDLYNRISNLIQERIQNIT, from the coding sequence ATGCCTGAAATTTACGAACATATTCAATTCCAAAGAGAAACAGTAATTAACGAGCGAAGAGGAAAACCTTTTAATCCTAAAAAATTTACCGGGGATAAAAGTGCACATGCACAAAAATTAAAAGATGAATTAGAACTTATTAAGATAATAAGAAAATCAGAAGAAATATCCGGTTTTGATGATAGACTATTATTAAAATTAAAAACTATGGAAAGTTTTGATCCGACAGGTTTTGAGTCAATAGAAGGTATAACAATTGTAAGCCAAGAAAGTAATGAAATTGTTCTTTTATTTGCTTCTGAAAATGCCTTGGAGGAATTTGAAAAGCGTTTATCTACTTTTGCTTCAACAGGAAAAGTTACTCGAAAAGAATTGATTGAAGCATCAAGGGAATTTAAACTATGGACAGAAGAAGATAGAAAAGGCGAAGTATTAAAAAGAGAAGGCTTACCCGATACTGAAGACTTTTTGTTAGATATAGAATTATGGCCAACAGAAAATAATTATCATAGAGAACAAATGATTTTTGCATTTAAAAATTTTGTTTCTAAAAATAATATTCAAATCTTAGATCAAATTTCTAAAAAATTTCTTACAATCTTACGTGCCAAATGCAATCATTTTAATTATAAAGAATTATTTAAATATCGAGATGTACGTACTATTGACGTACCTCCAAATTTTACCCTAAAGTATTCTCTATTAAATTTTGATATTGAAAACATAGCACAACCAGTTGCTCCAGATGATAAAGCTCCCAGAATTGCTATTTTGGATAGTGGTATTTCTTCAGGACATCCATTATTATCACCTTCTATTGGAGATACAAAGTCATATATAAAAGGATTAGCCTCTGAAGATGAAAGTGGCCATGGTACATCTGTTGCCGGAATTGCTTTGTATGGGGATGTTGCTGCTAATTTAGAAAATAATAGTTTTATTCCAGATTTTTGGATAATTAGTGGAAGGGTGTTGGATCGAGAGAGTGCATATCATCCTGAATTTATAGAAAACCAAATCGAATTTGCAGTAAGAGAACTTCATAATGAATATAATTGTAAAATATTTAATTTATCGATAGGAGATTCCAAAAGACCTTATAAAGGAGGTAAACCGAGTTCTTTATCTATGATATTAGATAATCTTGCTCATGAACTTGGAGTATTATTTATTATATCTACCGGAAATATTGACTCCAGCATTATAAAAGATGAAATTCTTAACGGATATGATTATCCAGAATATTTTTTTAATGGCCATAATATTCTGGAACCTTCAAACTCAATAAATTCCCTTACAGTTGGAAGTATCGCAAGATATGATCAAACGAGATCTTCTATAAAATATCCTAATGATCCTTCTTACCAACCGATTGCACCAAGAAATTCTCTCTCACCTTTTTCTCGAATTGGTTTCGGTATTGCTGAAAGTATAAAACCAGAATTAGTAGCTTATGGTGGAAATTTAGCATTTGATTATAGAACTAGTTTGATTCACAAACATGGACTTGGTGAATTATCACTAAATTCTTCTTTTTTGGATGGAAAAATATTTTCAGAAAACTGTGGAACAAGTTTTTCTACACCATATATTACTAATTTGGCAGGAAAGTTACTGGTACAAAGTCAAATCGAAAATATATTATTAATAAGAGCTTTATTGGTAGGAATGGCGGAGCATGATAATATAGTTTTTTCTGATAGCATTGAAGATGAGAAAAAGATTAAAATGGTAGGATATGGAAAAGTAAATGAAGATTTTTTATATAAATCTGGAAATGATGTTATAGTTCTTTATGCGATAGAAAGTATTGAAAATAATAAAAACCATTTTTTTGAGCTTCCTTTACCAGATGAATTTTTCTCAGGACAAAGAAAGAGAGAAATTACAATTACTTTATCTTACTTTTCTCCAGTTAAAAATACTCGCGTCAAATATCGTGCAGTTAGAATGTTCTTTAAATTAGTAAGAGGTAATAATTTAGAAGAAATAAGCACAATGTTTGATAAATCGACTCCAAAAGATGAATATAAGAACATTCCAGAAGTAAATAATAATCGTAATATCTCTTCAAAATTAAGAGGTAAAGGAACTATTCAATCTTCTACTTGGTCGTTTATGAGTTTTAAAGATTTCTCTAAATATTATGTTGTAGTTACAAGAAATGACTTTCCTTGGGCAAAAGATATTACAAATGAATATGAGAATTATGTATTATCAATTATCATAAAAGATAAGGAAGCTTTAAATTATGATCTTTACAATAGAATTTCAAATTTAATTCAAGAAAGAATACAGAATATTACTTGA
- a CDS encoding AAA family ATPase → MASSKLLRKMIQFGTSGDKDSFKQVAEEIINEERAKKHHLLANDLERILYGKEPEKNSFQILNLEIPNDKEKGLPLIHIITPTRSIDEIILSDENKSIMEEILLEHNRGEILKLHGLKPVDKILFYGPPGCGKTISAEVIAFELELPLAIIRIDSIVSSYLGETSANLRKVFDFINKTNMVVLFDEFDALGRERADNSEHGEIKRVVNALLQMLDSYRGNSILIAATNHEKTLDSAVWRRFEEVLNFSYPNKEQIKKLIELKLRGVRRNLRTDINELSQKFKGLSHADIERILRRAIKEMIMQGKEFLEDRYIETSYLREESRQNILRENK, encoded by the coding sequence ATGGCCAGTTCAAAACTTTTACGCAAGATGATTCAATTTGGCACTTCTGGAGATAAAGACTCATTCAAACAGGTTGCAGAGGAAATAATCAATGAGGAAAGAGCTAAAAAGCATCACTTATTAGCAAATGATTTAGAAAGAATTTTATATGGAAAAGAACCAGAAAAAAATTCTTTTCAAATATTGAATCTTGAAATTCCGAATGATAAAGAAAAAGGTTTACCATTAATCCATATAATTACCCCTACCCGCTCAATAGATGAGATTATTCTTTCTGATGAAAACAAGTCAATTATGGAAGAAATTTTATTGGAGCATAATCGAGGAGAGATTTTAAAACTACATGGTTTGAAACCGGTAGACAAAATATTATTTTATGGCCCACCGGGTTGTGGCAAGACAATTTCAGCAGAAGTCATAGCATTCGAGTTAGAATTACCTTTGGCAATCATTAGAATAGACTCAATCGTTTCATCCTATCTTGGAGAAACCTCGGCAAATCTTAGAAAGGTTTTTGACTTCATCAATAAAACAAATATGGTAGTACTATTTGATGAATTTGATGCTCTGGGTAGAGAAAGAGCCGATAATTCAGAGCATGGAGAAATAAAGCGAGTAGTCAATGCTTTATTGCAAATGTTAGATAGTTATCGTGGAAATAGCATATTAATTGCCGCTACCAATCATGAAAAAACATTAGATAGTGCAGTATGGAGAAGATTTGAAGAAGTTTTAAATTTCAGCTATCCTAATAAAGAACAAATAAAAAAACTGATTGAATTAAAACTAAGGGGTGTCAGAAGAAATTTACGTACAGATATAAATGAGTTATCGCAGAAGTTTAAGGGATTATCACATGCTGATATAGAAAGAATTCTTCGTAGAGCAATTAAGGAAATGATAATGCAAGGAAAAGAATTTTTGGAAGATAGATATATAGAAACTTCATATCTACGAGAAGAATCAAGACAAAATATATTAAGAGAAAACAAATAA